From Spartinivicinus ruber, the proteins below share one genomic window:
- a CDS encoding Hpt domain-containing protein — translation MGDRHDYVALDWVKPEIDEELKRARQALEAFVENPQDSTRMRFCLNHIHHVHGTLQMVEFYGAALLAEEMEALAQSLLNNTARSVTEAQEVLMQSILQLPMYLDRVQSGRRDLPVILLPILNDIRAARGEKLLSETSLFSPALEHKYPKLKPTAIQKLQGENFNTLLKKLRQMYQFALVGVLRDQHMAENLNYMTKVFGRLEQLFLKTPLGQLWWISKGVVEGIANGSIHNGSSVRSLLRQIEHELKRVVDEGPAALNEPAPDDLIKNLLYYVAKSDNETQRIREIKDKYNLDDALPSEQTIIAERDALAGPDKEAVGSVVEVLIEELVEVKEALDLFVRDANKEAEHLKKQLPTLKRISDTVGVLGLGIPRKVLVEQTEIIEALANNERPLDDNTLMDVAGALLYVEATLSGMLQEPLAKEGEEEKDALIPASKITEVHGAVIREARNGLEQAKDAIIEFIASQWDHEKLKDVPTQLDEVRGGLAMIPLERASILIAACQRYVKLDLLVKKAIPQWQSLDTLADAITSVEYYLERLSEDNTAQNELILDVAEESLMHLGFKKPELRGEVPLAPMPAEPKPEEAEPEEEFDVEGLISDDMKPGKPAVKEEQPPELEEAVIEEAVTEEPEAEIAEEEITAEELPESPEAEGVEEVEFTLDTEALEAEEPKVSEEQPAEAVAEEVAEAPVEEPVAEVEEEDDLIDDEVIEIFIEEAGEVLETIGEFFPQWRASPTDNNALTEIRRSFHTLKGSGRLVGATVVGELAWSVENMLNRVIDGTIETTDALFSLIERVRLALPSLVADFEHRRQKQTPLVDSLIAEADAYSKGQPYEAPTPIVETPEGEGAAAQKESQAAEAEEAVAPSEETGGRLARLEEAEEEEVDPILLEIFQNEAASHIKTVGLFIDHCRAYNEPQPISDELPRALHTLKGSAHMAGVEPIALLAGPLETLVVDLRNHIIKADADIVNLLEEANNLFEASVPQEGKVAPFSQPQLEAFLNKVAQIQQEKIVSAVEGEQLGEVREPQGLGFLSEGMELLLDAGEILMQWSQKPVPGDELDQLINELTSLVEGAEEAELYALAELCEALRDTYVAVLEGRISLSDEFFQVVKDAHEQLISMMDNIAAVQSVEPAHEQIQQLTQLLESAKPASISEMEEETIDLGEMPTLEVSTDVDLDIEAKIFAAEEGLEAGYEQYDGLEEPGKDDLIPEDVNLSDLAIEEQIVIEEPEEELSVTEEAAGPTEEEIAKAELTRDPELVEIFLEEANDIMESTATSLHKWIEDPSSMFEVEELQRDLHTLKGGARMAEISEIGDLSHELEFLYEGLSDGRLKTAQPLFDLLLQCHDRLADMLDELRSTNYCRPADDLIACLHAFRTHPEAGVPDLKEFAPAKQPEKKAVSTEQVKPVALQEVPTLAVDLDDLSLADEDVLEIFLEEASEIVESIEHTADNWSKEPAAAQYADELLRHLHTLKGGARLAGLSKLGNFTHDFELFITEAQNKLPDVEPDFFKEVMSRQDILLVHADAVKGFMKGEQPVVPAISGELEQPAFEVTEEEGELLREEASADIIPFTPPKPAEGRQLANGMPAKVSPISKAQQMLQSSRRAPQEMVKVPADLLESLVNLAGETSITRGRVEQQISDISFTLEEMHTTIERVREQLRRLDMETQAQIISKHEADSGMHMLDFDPLEMDQYSELTQLSRSLFESASDLMDLKDALTDKNRDAETLLLQQSRVNTELQEGLMQTRMVPFSRLLPRLRRIVRQVSTELGKRVEFNVLNAEGEMDRTVLERMVAPLEHMLRNAVDHGIESEEARANSGKEPVGHITLSLSREGGNVMLELADDGSGVNIEAVRAKAIERGLMDADADLSDSEIMQFILEAGFSTAKEVTQISGRGVGMDVVHSEIKQLGGNVVIQSQPGQGTTFVVRLPFTVSVNRALMVYIGDDLYAIPLNSIEGVVRVSPYELEAYYEEDAPDFEYAGQDYKLRYLGDILHKRGKPNLQGIMAPLPVILTRGAEHTVALQVDSLAGSREIVVKTLGAQFALVNGVSGATILGDGRVVIILDLVALIRTDYAHHALAPVGVTIEAPVEEVIEEAEIEEAKIPTIMVVDDSVTVRKVTSRLLERNGYEVMTAKDGVEAIAQLQDRKPDVMLLDIEMPRMDGFEVASTVRNDRRLKNLPIIMITSRTGEKHRERAMSIGVNEYLGKPFQEGPLLETIERMVKVNG, via the coding sequence ATGGGCGATCGCCACGACTATGTAGCCCTGGACTGGGTTAAACCGGAAATAGATGAGGAGCTCAAACGCGCCAGACAAGCTTTGGAAGCGTTTGTAGAAAATCCACAAGACTCAACCCGGATGAGGTTTTGCCTCAACCATATTCACCATGTGCATGGTACATTGCAGATGGTTGAGTTTTATGGGGCTGCATTACTTGCCGAAGAAATGGAGGCATTGGCACAGTCTTTATTAAATAACACTGCGCGCAGCGTGACTGAGGCGCAGGAAGTGCTAATGCAGTCGATTCTGCAGTTGCCGATGTATTTGGACCGAGTGCAAAGTGGTCGACGGGATTTGCCTGTTATTTTGCTGCCTATTTTAAATGATATTCGGGCAGCTCGGGGTGAAAAACTACTCTCTGAAACGTCGCTATTTTCTCCAGCCTTAGAGCATAAATATCCAAAGCTAAAACCCACAGCTATTCAAAAACTACAAGGCGAAAATTTTAATACCTTGCTGAAAAAACTACGGCAGATGTATCAATTTGCCTTGGTTGGGGTTTTGCGTGACCAGCATATGGCAGAAAACCTTAATTATATGACGAAGGTTTTTGGTCGCTTAGAGCAGCTTTTCCTAAAAACGCCTTTAGGACAGTTGTGGTGGATTTCCAAAGGGGTTGTTGAAGGTATTGCCAATGGCTCTATTCATAATGGCAGCTCAGTACGTTCATTATTACGACAGATAGAACATGAATTAAAAAGAGTGGTAGATGAAGGCCCGGCAGCTTTAAATGAGCCTGCCCCTGATGATTTAATAAAAAATTTACTTTATTACGTTGCTAAATCAGATAATGAAACACAGCGTATTAGAGAAATAAAAGATAAATATAACCTCGATGATGCTTTGCCCAGCGAACAAACTATTATAGCAGAGCGTGATGCCCTAGCTGGCCCTGATAAGGAAGCAGTAGGATCAGTTGTAGAAGTATTGATTGAAGAGTTAGTAGAGGTTAAAGAAGCACTGGACTTATTTGTTCGAGATGCCAATAAAGAAGCAGAACACTTAAAAAAACAGCTACCTACATTAAAAAGAATTTCTGATACGGTTGGTGTGCTTGGGCTTGGTATACCGCGAAAAGTATTAGTTGAGCAAACCGAAATTATTGAAGCCTTGGCAAATAATGAACGTCCGCTTGATGATAACACCCTGATGGATGTGGCTGGCGCTTTATTATATGTAGAAGCCACTTTATCTGGCATGTTGCAAGAGCCTTTAGCCAAAGAAGGGGAAGAGGAAAAAGACGCATTAATTCCCGCTTCAAAAATTACTGAGGTGCATGGGGCTGTCATTCGTGAAGCACGTAATGGCTTAGAGCAAGCAAAAGACGCCATTATCGAGTTTATTGCTTCGCAATGGGATCATGAAAAACTAAAAGATGTGCCAACACAGCTCGATGAGGTGCGTGGTGGTTTGGCCATGATTCCATTAGAGCGTGCTTCTATTCTGATTGCCGCCTGCCAGCGTTATGTGAAATTGGACTTGCTGGTAAAAAAAGCTATTCCACAATGGCAGTCGCTGGATACTTTAGCGGATGCTATTACCAGTGTTGAATATTATTTAGAGCGCTTAAGCGAAGACAACACAGCACAAAACGAACTGATACTTGATGTCGCTGAAGAAAGCTTGATGCACCTTGGCTTTAAAAAGCCAGAGTTGCGTGGTGAGGTGCCATTGGCACCAATGCCTGCTGAACCTAAACCAGAAGAAGCAGAACCAGAAGAAGAGTTTGATGTTGAAGGCCTCATTAGCGATGACATGAAGCCTGGCAAGCCAGCGGTAAAAGAAGAACAGCCGCCTGAGTTAGAAGAAGCAGTAATTGAGGAAGCTGTCACTGAAGAGCCAGAAGCTGAGATAGCTGAAGAGGAGATCACTGCAGAAGAATTACCAGAATCACCAGAAGCTGAAGGTGTCGAAGAGGTTGAGTTCACCTTAGATACTGAGGCATTGGAAGCAGAAGAACCAAAAGTATCAGAAGAACAACCTGCTGAAGCAGTGGCTGAAGAGGTAGCTGAAGCACCAGTAGAAGAGCCTGTTGCTGAGGTAGAGGAAGAAGATGATTTAATTGATGATGAAGTCATCGAAATCTTTATTGAAGAGGCTGGTGAAGTTTTAGAAACCATTGGTGAGTTTTTCCCACAATGGAGAGCCAGCCCAACTGATAATAATGCCCTGACAGAAATACGGCGTTCATTCCACACTCTCAAAGGCAGTGGCCGTTTGGTAGGAGCAACTGTTGTAGGTGAGCTAGCCTGGTCAGTTGAAAATATGCTGAACCGGGTAATAGATGGGACCATTGAAACGACCGATGCGCTATTTAGCTTAATTGAGCGAGTTCGGCTTGCACTGCCAAGCTTAGTGGCTGACTTTGAACACCGACGACAGAAGCAGACACCACTGGTTGACTCTTTAATAGCAGAAGCTGATGCTTACTCGAAAGGCCAGCCTTATGAGGCACCTACTCCCATTGTGGAAACCCCAGAAGGGGAAGGAGCTGCTGCGCAAAAGGAGTCTCAAGCCGCTGAAGCTGAGGAGGCAGTCGCCCCCTCAGAGGAAACTGGTGGCCGTTTAGCAAGACTAGAGGAAGCAGAAGAAGAGGAAGTCGATCCAATCCTGCTGGAAATTTTCCAGAACGAGGCTGCTTCGCATATCAAAACAGTGGGGCTGTTTATTGACCACTGTCGAGCTTACAACGAACCACAACCTATCTCTGATGAGCTGCCACGGGCTTTACATACTTTGAAAGGCAGTGCGCACATGGCAGGGGTAGAACCTATTGCACTGTTGGCAGGGCCGCTGGAAACCTTAGTGGTTGACTTACGTAACCACATAATCAAGGCCGATGCAGACATCGTTAACTTACTTGAGGAAGCTAACAACTTATTTGAAGCGAGTGTGCCTCAAGAAGGGAAAGTTGCCCCATTTAGTCAGCCACAGCTAGAAGCGTTTTTGAATAAAGTGGCGCAAATTCAGCAAGAGAAAATTGTCTCGGCTGTTGAGGGCGAACAGCTTGGAGAGGTTCGTGAGCCACAAGGCCTTGGCTTTTTATCCGAAGGGATGGAACTGCTGCTGGATGCTGGTGAGATACTCATGCAGTGGAGCCAAAAGCCTGTACCAGGAGACGAGCTGGATCAGCTGATTAATGAGTTAACATCGCTGGTTGAAGGTGCTGAAGAAGCTGAGCTGTATGCATTAGCTGAGCTTTGCGAAGCATTGCGTGACACCTATGTGGCGGTTTTAGAAGGGCGTATTTCGCTTAGCGACGAGTTCTTCCAAGTTGTGAAAGATGCTCATGAGCAGCTGATCAGCATGATGGATAACATTGCTGCTGTTCAATCTGTTGAGCCTGCTCATGAGCAAATTCAGCAATTGACCCAGTTATTAGAGTCTGCTAAGCCCGCTTCAATCAGTGAAATGGAAGAAGAAACCATTGATTTGGGTGAAATGCCTACTCTTGAGGTCAGCACCGATGTAGACCTTGATATTGAAGCAAAAATCTTTGCTGCAGAAGAAGGCTTGGAAGCGGGGTATGAGCAATATGATGGGCTGGAAGAGCCTGGAAAAGACGATTTAATCCCTGAAGACGTTAACCTTTCTGATTTGGCAATCGAAGAGCAAATTGTAATTGAAGAGCCTGAGGAAGAACTCTCAGTTACAGAAGAAGCAGCAGGGCCAACAGAAGAAGAAATCGCTAAAGCAGAACTAACCCGTGATCCTGAATTGGTTGAAATCTTTTTGGAAGAAGCCAATGACATCATGGAAAGTACGGCCACCTCGCTCCATAAGTGGATTGAAGACCCTAGCAGCATGTTTGAGGTTGAGGAACTGCAGCGTGATCTACATACCCTAAAGGGTGGTGCCAGAATGGCAGAGATCAGTGAAATTGGTGATCTTAGTCATGAACTAGAGTTCTTATATGAAGGCCTTAGTGATGGACGCTTAAAAACAGCCCAGCCATTATTTGATTTGCTGTTGCAGTGTCATGATCGTTTGGCAGATATGCTTGATGAGTTACGCAGCACCAACTATTGCCGACCAGCTGATGACCTAATTGCTTGTTTACATGCTTTCCGTACCCATCCAGAAGCAGGCGTGCCTGATTTAAAAGAGTTTGCACCAGCTAAACAGCCTGAGAAAAAAGCAGTATCAACTGAACAAGTGAAGCCTGTTGCACTGCAAGAAGTGCCTACGTTAGCAGTCGATTTAGATGATTTAAGCCTGGCTGATGAAGATGTGTTGGAAATCTTTCTAGAAGAAGCCAGTGAAATAGTTGAAAGCATTGAGCACACTGCTGACAACTGGAGCAAAGAGCCAGCAGCGGCTCAATATGCTGATGAGTTATTGCGTCATTTGCATACCCTCAAAGGGGGAGCCAGGTTAGCGGGGCTAAGTAAGTTAGGTAACTTTACTCACGACTTTGAGTTATTCATTACTGAAGCTCAAAACAAGCTGCCAGATGTTGAGCCTGATTTCTTTAAAGAAGTGATGTCTCGACAGGATATCCTGCTGGTACATGCAGATGCTGTAAAAGGCTTTATGAAGGGTGAGCAGCCAGTAGTGCCTGCTATTAGTGGAGAGCTTGAACAGCCGGCTTTTGAAGTTACAGAGGAAGAGGGTGAGCTGCTGCGAGAAGAAGCATCGGCAGATATTATCCCGTTTACTCCACCTAAGCCTGCTGAAGGACGACAGTTGGCAAATGGTATGCCTGCTAAGGTCAGCCCTATTTCTAAAGCACAACAAATGCTGCAAAGCAGTCGCCGGGCACCGCAGGAAATGGTGAAAGTACCTGCTGACCTACTGGAAAGTTTGGTGAACTTGGCTGGTGAAACCAGTATTACTCGTGGTCGGGTTGAGCAGCAAATCAGTGACATCAGCTTTACCTTAGAAGAGATGCATACCACTATCGAGCGGGTACGTGAACAGCTGCGCCGACTGGATATGGAAACGCAGGCTCAGATTATCTCTAAACATGAAGCCGACTCTGGCATGCACATGCTGGACTTCGACCCGCTGGAGATGGACCAATATTCAGAGTTGACCCAGTTATCTCGCTCGCTGTTTGAGTCTGCCTCTGACTTGATGGACTTAAAGGACGCTCTAACAGACAAAAACCGTGATGCGGAAACCTTATTGTTGCAGCAATCCAGGGTAAATACTGAGCTGCAAGAAGGCCTGATGCAAACTCGAATGGTGCCCTTCAGCCGATTGTTGCCTAGGCTTCGCCGGATTGTGCGGCAAGTGTCTACTGAGTTAGGCAAACGGGTTGAATTCAACGTGTTAAATGCTGAAGGGGAAATGGATCGTACAGTGTTGGAGCGGATGGTTGCCCCGCTAGAACACATGTTACGTAACGCCGTGGACCATGGTATTGAGTCTGAAGAAGCCCGAGCTAACTCAGGTAAAGAGCCTGTCGGTCATATCACCCTTAGTCTATCTCGTGAGGGTGGTAATGTGATGTTAGAGCTAGCTGATGATGGAAGTGGCGTCAACATTGAAGCCGTGCGTGCCAAAGCCATTGAGCGTGGTTTGATGGATGCGGATGCAGACCTGTCTGACAGCGAAATAATGCAGTTTATTTTGGAGGCAGGGTTTAGTACGGCGAAAGAAGTTACTCAGATATCCGGACGTGGTGTGGGGATGGACGTGGTCCATAGTGAAATCAAGCAGCTTGGTGGTAACGTAGTCATTCAGTCCCAGCCAGGTCAAGGTACCACCTTTGTGGTCCGACTGCCATTTACAGTGTCTGTTAACCGGGCATTGATGGTTTACATTGGTGATGACCTATATGCTATTCCATTGAACAGTATTGAGGGTGTGGTACGTGTTAGCCCCTATGAGCTGGAAGCTTATTATGAAGAAGATGCACCAGATTTCGAATATGCTGGCCAGGATTACAAGCTCAGATACTTAGGCGATATTCTCCATAAACGTGGTAAGCCTAACTTGCAAGGAATCATGGCACCATTACCTGTAATCTTGACCCGTGGTGCAGAACATACCGTTGCACTGCAGGTAGACAGTTTAGCGGGTAGTCGTGAGATCGTGGTAAAAACCTTGGGTGCACAATTTGCGTTGGTGAATGGTGTGTCAGGTGCCACTATCTTGGGTGATGGCCGGGTGGTGATCATACTTGATCTGGTTGCTCTGATTCGTACTGACTATGCTCATCATGCCCTAGCACCTGTTGGTGTCACTATTGAGGCGCCAGTCGAAGAAGTTATTGAAGAGGCTGAGATTGAAGAGGCTAAGATCCCAACCATTATGGTAGTCGACGACTCAGTTACTGTACGTAAAGTAACCTCTCGCTTGCTGGAACGTAATGGCTATGAAGTAATGACAGCCAAAGATGGTGTAGAAGCTATAGCTCAGCTGCAAGACAGAAAGCCAGATGTCATGCTGTTAGATATTGAAATGCCACGGATGGATGGTTTTGAAGTAGCCAGTACTGTTAGAAATGACCGACGTTTGAAAAACCTACCTATCATTATGATTACCTCGCGCACAGGTGAAAAACACCGTGAGCGGGCAATGTCTATAGGGGTTAATGAGTACCTAGGCAAACCATTCCAAGAAGGGCCTTTATTAGAAACCATAGAACGAATGGTAAAAGTGAATGGTTAG
- a CDS encoding CheR family methyltransferase, producing MTVTNEWSLQALPDMDQAQFEQWKTLLEERTGMTITEQRKSFLQTSVGIRMRELGFSSYQAYYEEVATGPSAAREWATLVDRLTVQETRFFRHEPSFDVVKDFLLQRENQEKKSVEIWSVGCSTGEEAYSLAMLADQCLSKIGKGYYFGVTATDISVPALAKARQGIYHHRKLETLDNQLLSAYFEDKGQQRYEVVPRLKERVCFARVNVLELDKAPMHGMDIIFCQNLLIYFRRWRRKTILNRLVERLAPGGLMVLGLGEVVDWVHADLQRTHSDSALAFYRSKASSK from the coding sequence ATGACGGTGACAAATGAGTGGTCATTACAAGCTTTGCCTGATATGGATCAGGCTCAGTTCGAGCAATGGAAGACATTGCTCGAAGAACGCACAGGTATGACTATTACTGAACAGCGCAAAAGCTTTTTGCAAACCAGTGTCGGCATACGTATGCGTGAGCTTGGGTTCAGTAGTTACCAGGCTTACTACGAAGAAGTTGCCACTGGCCCTTCTGCTGCAAGAGAGTGGGCTACGCTGGTGGATCGCTTAACGGTTCAGGAAACGCGCTTTTTTCGTCATGAGCCTTCGTTTGATGTTGTCAAAGACTTCTTGCTTCAACGTGAAAATCAAGAAAAAAAATCTGTTGAAATCTGGAGTGTTGGTTGTTCAACAGGGGAAGAGGCTTACTCGCTTGCCATGTTGGCAGATCAATGCCTAAGCAAAATAGGCAAAGGTTACTACTTTGGAGTTACTGCAACTGACATTAGTGTGCCTGCCTTAGCCAAAGCCCGACAAGGTATTTACCATCACCGTAAATTAGAAACCTTGGATAACCAATTGTTGTCAGCCTACTTTGAAGATAAGGGGCAACAACGTTACGAAGTGGTTCCTCGGTTGAAAGAACGGGTCTGCTTTGCCAGAGTAAATGTATTAGAACTGGATAAAGCGCCCATGCACGGGATGGATATAATTTTCTGTCAGAACTTGTTGATTTACTTCCGTCGTTGGCGACGCAAAACCATACTTAATCGTTTGGTTGAGCGGTTGGCTCCTGGCGGCTTAATGGTATTAGGTCTGGGAGAGGTGGTTGATTGGGTTCACGCTGATCTTCAACGTACTCACAGTGACAGCGCGCTTGCTTTTTATCGTAGCAAGGCAAGCAGCAAATAG
- a CDS encoding methyl-accepting chemotaxis protein: MKGKAKNQAFVLVAVLIVVVIIAVVAAAFILYDVNVKATQDKEYIGHAGELKVLSQQIAKNATEAASGTEEAFLLLNQARNNFQARMDILENGEASLPPIVEQGSTNVDGQMTSLKSTWDKVKTNADSILQTEDTVLSLHDVAATLSETIPQLQIEYDEVVEILLDNNAPADQVAVAQRQSWLAERIVGSVNKVLEGTEESVMAADSFGRDASLFGRVLNGMINGDESLNITKVADEEAIDRLNEISDLFEFVSGSVDEILETSPELFQVREASDQIFTDTQQLLKDTSGLAEAIENLTEERPFKTYFGLIFGLVGLVAVIGIGFVLVIDTRNRLRETAEANEANQNAILRLLDELADLADGDLTVSATVTEDFTGAIADSINFSIDQLRQLVTTINETAVQVSSAAQETQATAMHLAEASEHQAQEIAGASAAVNQMAVSIDQVSANAAESAAVAERSVGIANKGNEVVQNTIAGMDTIREQIQDTSKRIKRLGESSQEIGDIVSLINDIADQTNILALNAAIQASMAGDAGRGFAVVADEVQRLAERSSAATKQIEALVKTIQTDTNEAVISMEQTTSEVVKGARLAQDAGVSLEEIEKVSKHLADLIQNISNAARQQASSAGHISNTMNVIQEITSQTSAGTNATANSIGNLAELATEMRKSVAGFKLPESEALN; the protein is encoded by the coding sequence ATGAAGGGTAAAGCTAAGAACCAAGCCTTTGTGCTTGTGGCTGTTTTAATCGTAGTGGTTATTATTGCGGTGGTTGCAGCAGCGTTTATTTTGTACGACGTCAACGTAAAAGCCACGCAGGATAAGGAATATATCGGTCATGCGGGGGAGCTGAAAGTATTGTCTCAGCAGATCGCCAAAAACGCGACCGAGGCAGCCAGTGGTACAGAAGAAGCATTTTTATTGCTTAACCAGGCGCGTAATAATTTCCAGGCCCGGATGGATATTTTGGAAAATGGTGAAGCAAGTTTGCCACCAATCGTAGAGCAAGGCTCTACCAATGTTGATGGGCAAATGACCAGCTTGAAGTCAACCTGGGATAAGGTAAAAACTAACGCAGATAGCATCTTACAAACAGAGGATACGGTTCTATCCTTACACGACGTTGCGGCAACCTTGTCTGAAACTATTCCACAGTTACAAATTGAATATGATGAGGTGGTTGAAATTTTGCTCGACAATAATGCACCTGCAGACCAGGTTGCAGTAGCGCAGCGTCAGTCATGGCTGGCTGAACGGATTGTCGGTAGTGTAAACAAAGTATTGGAAGGTACTGAAGAATCAGTAATGGCAGCAGACAGTTTTGGTCGTGATGCCAGTTTATTTGGCCGGGTATTGAACGGCATGATTAATGGTGATGAGTCACTGAATATTACCAAAGTAGCTGATGAAGAAGCGATTGATCGCTTAAATGAAATTAGTGACTTGTTTGAGTTTGTTAGTGGTAGTGTGGACGAAATCTTGGAGACTTCACCTGAATTATTCCAGGTTCGTGAAGCATCTGACCAAATTTTTACCGATACCCAACAGTTGTTGAAAGATACTTCTGGTTTAGCAGAAGCCATTGAAAACCTGACTGAAGAAAGACCATTTAAGACCTATTTTGGGCTGATTTTTGGTTTAGTTGGTCTGGTTGCGGTAATTGGTATCGGCTTTGTACTAGTAATTGATACCCGTAACCGCTTGCGTGAAACAGCAGAAGCTAACGAAGCCAACCAGAATGCGATTTTACGATTACTGGACGAATTAGCCGACTTGGCGGATGGTGACTTAACCGTTTCCGCAACAGTCACCGAGGATTTCACTGGTGCGATAGCAGACTCTATTAACTTCTCTATCGACCAATTACGACAGTTGGTAACTACTATTAACGAAACTGCAGTACAGGTGTCGTCTGCTGCTCAAGAAACCCAGGCTACAGCAATGCACTTAGCCGAAGCATCTGAGCACCAAGCGCAAGAAATTGCTGGAGCATCTGCAGCGGTTAACCAAATGGCAGTTTCTATCGACCAAGTATCTGCCAACGCGGCTGAGTCAGCAGCGGTAGCAGAACGCTCGGTGGGAATTGCGAACAAAGGTAATGAAGTTGTACAAAATACCATCGCAGGGATGGATACGATTCGTGAGCAGATACAAGACACATCTAAACGTATTAAGCGTTTGGGTGAATCTTCTCAGGAAATCGGAGATATCGTATCGCTAATTAATGACATCGCCGACCAAACTAACATTCTGGCATTGAATGCGGCAATTCAGGCATCGATGGCAGGCGACGCAGGTCGTGGTTTCGCGGTGGTAGCGGATGAGGTACAACGTCTTGCGGAACGCTCTTCAGCAGCGACAAAACAAATTGAGGCGTTGGTAAAAACGATTCAGACTGATACCAACGAAGCAGTTATTTCGATGGAACAAACGACATCTGAAGTAGTTAAAGGTGCTCGATTAGCTCAGGATGCCGGTGTCTCTCTGGAAGAAATTGAGAAGGTATCCAAACACTTAGCAGATTTAATTCAAAACATTTCGAATGCCGCACGGCAACAGGCTTCATCTGCTGGCCACATTTCGAATACGATGAATGTAATCCAAGAAATTACCTCACAAACTTCTGCTGGTACAAATGCCACTGCGAACTCTATCGGTAACTTGGCAGAGTTGGCGACAGAAATGCGTAAGTCGGTAGCGGGCTTCAAATTGCCAGAATCAGAAGCATTGAATTAA
- a CDS encoding chemotaxis protein CheW: MAEVQTPFKILQDIAKRSKQHAAGLPAQVEVKAHWSGVGFRIGDQHFVAPMEEVAEILPVPNYTQLPGVKPWVKGIANVRGRLIPIMDLPDFLGDRLSTVRKLRRILVVEYNEIVSGLVVDEVLGMQHFAIDGFMNQIPRETPESLQSFLTGSYERDDDLWLVFSLFALAEHPDFLQVAV; encoded by the coding sequence ATGGCCGAGGTGCAAACTCCATTTAAAATCCTTCAGGATATTGCCAAACGAAGCAAACAGCATGCAGCTGGCTTGCCTGCTCAGGTTGAGGTTAAAGCTCACTGGAGTGGTGTAGGTTTTCGTATCGGTGACCAGCATTTTGTAGCACCGATGGAAGAGGTGGCTGAGATATTACCAGTCCCTAATTATACTCAGTTACCTGGTGTTAAGCCGTGGGTAAAGGGTATTGCTAATGTGCGTGGGCGACTGATTCCGATTATGGATTTACCTGATTTTCTAGGTGATCGACTTTCTACTGTAAGAAAGTTACGTCGGATATTAGTTGTCGAGTACAACGAAATAGTCAGTGGTTTGGTGGTTGATGAGGTGCTGGGGATGCAGCACTTCGCCATTGATGGGTTTATGAATCAAATCCCACGAGAAACACCAGAAAGTTTGCAGTCTTTTCTCACTGGCTCGTATGAGCGCGATGATGATCTATGGCTGGTATTTAGTCTGTTTGCCTTAGCAGAGCATCCTGATTTTTTGCAGGTAGCTGTTTAA
- the pilH gene encoding twitching motility response regulator PilH codes for MARVLIVEDSPTERYKLKEMLEKHGHDVLEAENGADGVALARDQKPDAVLMDIVMPGLNGFQATRQLTKDPGTSHIPVIIVTTKDQETDRVWGKRQGAKDYLTKPVEESVLVKTLNNVLAEASR; via the coding sequence ATGGCTCGAGTACTGATTGTAGAGGACTCACCCACTGAACGATATAAGCTGAAAGAGATGCTTGAAAAGCATGGCCATGATGTACTGGAAGCTGAAAATGGCGCTGATGGGGTTGCATTAGCGAGAGATCAGAAGCCAGATGCCGTCTTAATGGATATCGTCATGCCTGGTTTAAATGGTTTTCAGGCGACTCGACAATTAACGAAAGATCCTGGCACAAGCCATATCCCAGTTATAATTGTTACTACTAAGGATCAGGAAACTGATCGAGTATGGGGTAAGCGGCAAGGAGCAAAAGACTATTTGACGAAACCTGTCGAAGAGTCTGTTCTCGTTAAAACCTTAAATAATGTACTGGCGGAAGCAAGTCGTTAA
- the pilG gene encoding twitching motility response regulator PilG yields MEDNFESLKVMVIDDSKTIRRTAETLLKKVGCTVVTATDGFDALAKIADTQPNIIFVDIMMPRLDGYQTCALIKNNSAFKATPVIMLSSKDGLFDKAKGRIVGSDQYLTKPFSKEELLGAIRAHVPSANNA; encoded by the coding sequence ATGGAAGACAACTTCGAGAGTTTAAAGGTAATGGTGATCGACGATAGTAAGACGATTCGCCGCACTGCAGAAACTCTACTTAAAAAGGTTGGCTGTACTGTGGTAACAGCAACAGATGGGTTTGATGCACTGGCTAAAATTGCCGATACCCAACCCAACATTATTTTTGTGGACATTATGATGCCCCGTTTAGATGGCTATCAAACATGTGCCCTGATCAAAAATAACAGTGCATTCAAAGCCACCCCTGTTATCATGTTATCTAGTAAAGACGGTTTGTTTGATAAGGCAAAAGGGCGCATTGTAGGCTCTGATCAATACCTGACCAAACCGTTTAGCAAAGAAGAACTACTTGGTGCAATACGCGCTCATGTTCCTTCAGCTAACAATGCTTAA